CATAATTAATCCCCTCTTCCGTACTTTCACGAATCGTCTGCTGTTCGATCGAGAGTTCGATGTCATCCAATCGGTGAGCATTGGGATAAAAATCCCGTACACCATCGATAAGAGGTTTAAATATCTCATTTCGGATATTTTTTTTTCCATTTATCAATGTTTGGACGAGATCATGAAAAATCTTATCACTTCGGAGCAATACGATATGGGGCAGATGATCCAGTGCATTAAAAAGCATATTTACCGGCTCATATTCTCTTTAAAGATTTGTATCCAGCGTTCTGCTTTTTGATCTCCTTTTGCCCATCTCTCCAACTGGTTAAAATCCCAATTCGCATCAATTTGTTGATAGTTTTTAATCCACCGGTTCACAACTTCATCTGTTCTTGTCGTCTTAATTTTATTACCCAATATCATCAGCATTTCAAAAATCTTTTTAGCCGATATATCCTCTATATTTGATTCAAAAGCTTGAATCAATTTTGGATCCATTTTTTTATTTTTGATCAGAGAGATTTCAAAAATTTCCAAATACGCATCTGCATCTGTTGGATTGATCTCGATCGC
The DNA window shown above is from Sulfuricurvum sp. and carries:
- a CDS encoding tetratricopeptide repeat protein → AFQKAVEINPKYDRAFFNMGIVYGNKEEHDLAIEAYQKAIEINPKYAAAYFNMGIAYHNKGKYDRAIEAYQKAIEINPTDADAYLEIFEISLIKNKKMDPKLIQAFESNIEDISAKKIFEMLMILGNKIKTTRTDEVVNRWIKNYQQIDANWDFNQLERWAKGDQKAERWIQIFKENMSR